TTCGGTGCTCGAGGTTGGCCGCAACCGCCTGGTGATTGGCGAGGTGCTGGGGGCTTTTGTCCAGGAACACCTGCTGGCTGACGTGAAAAAGCTGCACCTGAAGACCGCCGAGCTTGGCCTGATTGGACGCATGGGAGGCCGCGGAGGGTATGTGCGCACCACCGACCTGTTCGAGATGCCCCGGATTAGCTACGAGGCATGGAAGGAGAAAAATCGGTAGCCCCTAGACGTCCCTCCGCCTGGCTCCGGTCCTCCAGGCCAGGTGCTCGGCAATGCGGGGAAACCAGCGGGCCAGCAGGTCGAAGGCGTGTAACTGCCAGGGCACAAACATCATTCGGGCATCCTGCTCGAGGGCCCGCACAATGCCCAGGGCCGCTTGCTGCGAGGTAATTTCAGGAATCAAGCGCCCAATCCGGGGGATGCGACGCTCGGTATCGGTGTTGCGGGTGAAGTACTCGGAGTCGCTGATTTTGCCCGGAAAAAAAGCACACACCTGGAGTTTGGTGTAGTAAAGGTCTGCGCGCAGGGCTTCGGTGAAGCCGTTCAGGGCCCAGCGGGCAGCGATATAGCCAGTCGCCCCCGGCCAGACCAGCCGGCTGGCCGGTGAGCAGACCGAAAGAATAAACCCCCGGTTTTGCTGCAACATGGCGGGCAGAAAGACCCGCGTCAGGTAGGCCGCCGCAAAGTACGGGGTGTCCATCAGGCGCTGAAGGTCCTCGAGGGGGGTTTCGTCCAGGAAGCGCCACTCGCCGGCCCCGGCGCTGTGAATCAGGATGTCTGGCGTACCCAGCTCTTGCAGCACCCACTCACCCAGGCGCAGGGCCTCCCGGGGCTGGCTGAGGTCGGCGGGAAAGGCCCAGGCCTGCCCGCCTGAAGCACGTATTTGACCCTCGAGCTGTTCCAGGGTCTGCGCCCGTCGGGCTACCAGCACCACCCGGGCGCCGCGCCGGGCGAGCTCGAGCGCACTGGCTTTGCCAATGCCGCTGCTGGCCCCGCTGATCACGCAAAGGCTTCCGGGAATGTTCATAGCTCAATCAGAGTGTACTCGAAGGCATTGACGACCCGTACCCCCTCGGGGCTGGTGTATTCACGTTTGGGCTGGGCCTCGTACAGGTGGATGTGACCGTGGACATGAATTCTGGGGCGGTAGAGGCGGTGGAATAGCCCCAGCGCGGTACTGCCCCGGTGGGCGAAGTCTTTGCCTGCATGGGGGCCAGGGGGTGGGGCGTGGGTGAGCAGAACATCCACCCCATGTCCCTTCAACAGGCGGCGGCCCATCAGCACCGGATACCACGATAAAAAACGGCTCTGGGCTTCGGCTTCGTTGTACTGCCCAATATCGCGGTTGTTGTAGCGGGGGCAGCCCCCCCAGCCTGCAATCCGCAGGCCCGCCACCTCCACGATGCGCCCGTGGGCCTTGATGGCACCGCCCGGCGCGGTCAGGTTGCCCAGATAGTCCTGTACGTATTCTTCTTTGTGGTTGCCGTGCACATAGACCACCGGTACCCGAACCTTGGTCGCTACAAACTCGATGTAGCTACCCGGTAAATCACCCGCCATGAGTACGAGCTCAAAGGGGGGCAGATTGTTGGGAAAGCGCTCCTGATAGATGAAGGGGTGAATCTGGTCGGAGAGCGCTAGTATACGCATTGAAGGGTTCTCCTGAATGCGGCTGGTGGAATCAGGGTGAGTGAATTACCAGGCTTGGGCATAGATCGATACCAGACAAAAGTTTCTCTCGCCTTAGTTGCGGAGCACCGAGGGGAGGCTGAGGACTTCCCGTGCGGAGTTTTACAGACTGCCATTGGCGTAAAACGCAATCGTAAGGCATTTGGCTTGGGTATAGTCTAAACACCGGAAGCCGTTTGTCAAAGCCGAAAAGGCCCTGTAACTGGGTCAAACGCAAAGTCGCTTACCTGGTAAAAACGCCGAAACGAGATGGGCCTAACCTCGAAGTCCATCCCTACCGGGTAGGGGTGGGTAGAGCGGGGTAGACTCCGCGCCAGACAGCGTAACCGCCAATAGCATGGACGACCTCATCGTAGTTGCTGTGTGCAGGCTCTTATCATTTGCATAAACATTGTCGTTGCAAACCCTCACCCGGCGACAGCGGTTACCGCCAGAATTGTTTTATTTGGCAAAAGCAGCACCAAACTAGCCAGCGTTGTTGCCACCCTCTCCCACAAGGGGAGAGAGAAAGGGATAACGATAAAAGCCAGATGCTGCGTGCCGGTTCTTGGCCTCGATTCACGCGCACTCGAGGTTCAAATGGCCTGGTGATTTGCTTGATTTGGCTTTAGTATCGGCAGGATGAAGCCGACCATTCCTGCCATTGGGCTGGTAGCAAGGCCGGTGCACCGGGTTTGGGGTGGAACGCGCCTGGCTGAAAGACTGGGTCTCTCAAGCGAGGAACCCATTGGAGAACTCTGGCTGGCCTACGACCAGAACACCATTCGTTCGGAGCCGTTGGCAGGCCGAACCCTGGCCGATGCCCTGCCCGAACTGGGCCCCGACTTCATCGGCAAGGTGGCTTATAGCAAGTATGGCCTCGAGCTGCCCCTGCTTATCAAGTTCCTCGATACCGCCGAGTGGCTCTCGGTGCAGGTACATCCGGACGATGCCTACGCCCACACCGTAGAAGCTGCCAGTGGTTTTCACGGCAAGACCGAAGCCTGGTACATCCTCGAGGGCGAGGGCGAAATAGTCTATGGCCTGCGGGAGCCGATGAACCGCGAAAACCTGGCCAGGGCCGCCCAGGACGGTACCCTCTGGGACGGGCTTCGGCGGGAGTGGGTGGTTTCCGAGCAGGTAATCCCCGTACCCGCAGGCACCATTCACGCCCTGGGGCCCGGCCTGCTGCTCTACGAGGTACAGCAGCGCTCCGACCTGACCTACCGCCTCTACGACTATGGGCGGCCCCGCGAACTGCACCTGGAAAAAGGGCTGGACGTCGCCAAACGAACCCCCACCCCGCTGCCCCACCCGATCCCTCTCCCCGCCCATCACAAGGAAATCTTGCTGGCCTGCGAGGCGTTTGTGCTCGAGCGCTACCACCTGCGCGGCAGACAGACCCTGCGCGCCCCCGACGAGAGTTTCTTGCTCCTGACCTTGATTGTGGGAGGGGCAGAATGGCAGGAAGGGTCGCTCTCATGGGGCGATACCCTGCTCATCGGCGCTGGACAGGTCGTCGAACTTACCGGGCGGGCGCAGTTTTTGGGGGCCTTCATGCCCCCTTCTGACTGGCTGGACTGGTATCCAAACTCGCTACGGGTTTCATAAGGCGGGTTTATCGTTTCTGGCCAGCAATTTGCTAGCATAATGTCATGCTTCAGTACGACCAGCTACCCCTTGGGAGCCCCCTGATTGACGCCGCCCTGCCCGACCTTTCGGGCCAGGTGGTCAGGCTCTCGGCCTTCAGCGAACCTTTTCTGGCGGTGATGTTCATATGCAACCACTGCCCCTACGTCAAGGGCTCCATCCAGGAGATTGTTTCGCTGGCCCACAAATACCAGGGGAAGGTCGCCTTCGCGGGCATCAACTCCAACGACTACGAGCGCTATCCCGAAGACGCCCCGGAGGTCATGCGCTCTTTTGCCCAGACCCACCAGTTCAACTTCCCCTACCTGCTCGACAAGACCCAGGAGACCGCCAAAGCCTACAAAGCCCTTCGCACCCCCGAAGTGTTCGTCTTCGACCAGAACCGCAAGCTGCGCTACCACGGGCGGGTGAACGACACGCCCAAAGACCCCACTACCGTCACGGAACACACCCTGGATCGGGTGCTGGCGGCGCTGGTAGCGGGCCAGGAACCGCCCGTTACCGAGGCCAACGCCATTGGCTGTACCATCAAGTGGAAACCCGGCAACGAACCCACCGTGCGGATCGGTTGAGGCCGGGTCGGAAATAAAAAGCGGCGGGGAAGGCCCGCCGCCAACACATTTCGCCAGGTTATTCGTGGGGCAGGTCGTAGGTCTCGAGGGCCTCACCCCAGGCTTTGCTCATGCGGAAGCCATCCCAGATGGCCTTGACCGAGCTTTTGACTGGCGGGCGGCTCAGAATCAGCATGGCGGGGCGGGTCAGACGGCGGCTCGAGCTGGGGTGCTGGCCCATTGGGGCGCTGTTGGTTTGAATCAGGGTGGTCTCCACGGTAATCCCTCCTTGGCTATCAGGGTAGGGCAAACCGTGTTTATTTTGTAAAGGCCAGTGGCACAACATTTACACGCCGTGAAAGATATACACAAATACGACTACACGATATTCTTTGTACATAACATCATTATACACAAAAAGTGAACCTCGGCAGTGTAATGACCCACAACAGTACTCAGCATACCGCCGTAATGTCACGGGGCTACTCCAAACCTTTCGCCGAAGAGGCTCAAAATGGCTAGGCTGGCTGCTTGCCAAAGCGCTTCTGGATGTACTCCTCCACCATCCCCATAAACTCCTCGGCGATGTGGTCACCCTTGAGGGTGGTGGCAAGCTGTCCGTCAATGTAGACCGGTGCGCGAGGGGCCTCGCCGGTGCCGGGCAGTGAAATCCCAATGTCGGCGTGCTTGGACTCGCCGGGGCCGTTGACCACACACCCCATCACCGCCACCTTGAGGTTTTCCACCCCAGGGTACTGGGTCTTCCAGACCGGCATCTGGGCACTCAGGCGCTTCGATACCTGCAAAGCCAGTTCCTGGAAGAAGGTGCTTGTGGTGCGCCCACAGCCGGGGCAACTGGCCACGCTGGGGCTGAACTGGCGTACCCCTATGGACTGCAGAATTTCCAGGGCCACCTCCACCTCTTTGGTGCGGGGCTCGCCGGGAGCCGGGGTAATGGAGACCCGGATGGTATCGCCAATGCCCTCGGCCAGCAGGGGAACCAGGCCCGCCGTGCTGGTCACGATACCGCTCACGCCCATGCCGGCTTCGGTCAGCCCCAGGTGCAGGGGGGCATTGGTGCGTTTGGCCAGTTCGCGGTAAACCCACCACAAGTCAGGTGCGTTGGAAATCTTGGCCGAGAGGATAATTTTGTCTTCGGTCAGGCCATACTTGAGGGCCCACTCGTAGCTGCGTACCGCCGACTCCACAATGGTCTCGAGCGTAACCTGGTGGGCGTCTTTGGGTTCGGGCAGGGCGGCGTTGGCGTCCATCATTTCATCCAGCAAGCCCGCATCCAGCGAACCCCAGTTCACCCCAATACGAACCGGCTTGCCATACTCCACCGCCACCTCGCACATGGTTTTGAAGTTGGGGTCCTGTTGCTTGCCCTTGCCCACCGTACCGGGGTTTATGCGGTATTTGTCCAGCGCCAGGGCCATCTCGGGGTATTTACGCAACAGGATATGCCCGTTGAAATGGAAATCGCCCACCAGGGGCACATCCACCCCGAGGTCGGCCAGCCTGCGTTTGATTTCAGGTACGGCCTTGGCGGCTTCGTCGTTGTTGACCGTCATACGCACGACCTCAGAGCCGGCTCTGGCAAGCGCCCAGACCTGGCCCACGGTGGCCTCGATGTCGGCGGTGTCGGTATTGGTCATGGATTGCACAACGACCGGATGGTCGCCCCCTTTGGGCACCTTGCCCACCCAGACGGTGGGGGTCTTGCGGCGGTTCACTACCATGCTTCCAAGTCTAATATGGTCGGGTCAGGTAAAAAGTAGATCAGGGTGGGGGTTGACCGAGCCTCGCGGCACAGGTCGGCGGGGTGAGTAGATTTAGCTTGAAGGGAATGCTCGAGGAAG
This genomic window from Meiothermus sp. CFH 77666 contains:
- a CDS encoding SDR family NAD(P)-dependent oxidoreductase, whose protein sequence is MNIPGSLCVISGASSGIGKASALELARRGARVVLVARRAQTLEQLEGQIRASGGQAWAFPADLSQPREALRLGEWVLQELGTPDILIHSAGAGEWRFLDETPLEDLQRLMDTPYFAAAYLTRVFLPAMLQQNRGFILSVCSPASRLVWPGATGYIAARWALNGFTEALRADLYYTKLQVCAFFPGKISDSEYFTRNTDTERRIPRIGRLIPEITSQQAALGIVRALEQDARMMFVPWQLHAFDLLARWFPRIAEHLAWRTGARRRDV
- a CDS encoding metallophosphoesterase, translated to MRILALSDQIHPFIYQERFPNNLPPFELVLMAGDLPGSYIEFVATKVRVPVVYVHGNHKEEYVQDYLGNLTAPGGAIKAHGRIVEVAGLRIAGWGGCPRYNNRDIGQYNEAEAQSRFLSWYPVLMGRRLLKGHGVDVLLTHAPPPGPHAGKDFAHRGSTALGLFHRLYRPRIHVHGHIHLYEAQPKREYTSPEGVRVVNAFEYTLIEL
- a CDS encoding type I phosphomannose isomerase catalytic subunit, whose protein sequence is MKPTIPAIGLVARPVHRVWGGTRLAERLGLSSEEPIGELWLAYDQNTIRSEPLAGRTLADALPELGPDFIGKVAYSKYGLELPLLIKFLDTAEWLSVQVHPDDAYAHTVEAASGFHGKTEAWYILEGEGEIVYGLREPMNRENLARAAQDGTLWDGLRREWVVSEQVIPVPAGTIHALGPGLLLYEVQQRSDLTYRLYDYGRPRELHLEKGLDVAKRTPTPLPHPIPLPAHHKEILLACEAFVLERYHLRGRQTLRAPDESFLLLTLIVGGAEWQEGSLSWGDTLLIGAGQVVELTGRAQFLGAFMPPSDWLDWYPNSLRVS
- a CDS encoding thioredoxin family protein: MLQYDQLPLGSPLIDAALPDLSGQVVRLSAFSEPFLAVMFICNHCPYVKGSIQEIVSLAHKYQGKVAFAGINSNDYERYPEDAPEVMRSFAQTHQFNFPYLLDKTQETAKAYKALRTPEVFVFDQNRKLRYHGRVNDTPKDPTTVTEHTLDRVLAALVAGQEPPVTEANAIGCTIKWKPGNEPTVRIG
- the ispG gene encoding flavodoxin-dependent (E)-4-hydroxy-3-methylbut-2-enyl-diphosphate synthase, with amino-acid sequence MVVNRRKTPTVWVGKVPKGGDHPVVVQSMTNTDTADIEATVGQVWALARAGSEVVRMTVNNDEAAKAVPEIKRRLADLGVDVPLVGDFHFNGHILLRKYPEMALALDKYRINPGTVGKGKQQDPNFKTMCEVAVEYGKPVRIGVNWGSLDAGLLDEMMDANAALPEPKDAHQVTLETIVESAVRSYEWALKYGLTEDKIILSAKISNAPDLWWVYRELAKRTNAPLHLGLTEAGMGVSGIVTSTAGLVPLLAEGIGDTIRVSITPAPGEPRTKEVEVALEILQSIGVRQFSPSVASCPGCGRTTSTFFQELALQVSKRLSAQMPVWKTQYPGVENLKVAVMGCVVNGPGESKHADIGISLPGTGEAPRAPVYIDGQLATTLKGDHIAEEFMGMVEEYIQKRFGKQPA